Genomic DNA from Kwoniella dendrophila CBS 6074 chromosome 7, complete sequence:
CGAATGAGGTGTAAGGCGAAATCctttgattcttcttgttctgtGAAATTGGCAGCTATCGTCATGGTACCGGAGTCGATTTTGAGCCCAAGTCGATCGGGATCGAGGGCACCGATAATACCCAAACATTCGTAACTCAGATCACGCAATTCTAGGCCTTCGCTATCGCGAGTGACCGCGGAGAGTAGACTAGTCGTGACACGAGCCATGACAGGGTCGAAGGTGTCACCTCGAACCAAAGTTTCTATTTCGGACTGACGGGAGACTAGAAGTGATTTTAATTCGCGTATGGATGCTGTAGCGATGGCGACATTCTTGCTTTCGGCCCTATCCATAACGTTTGTGATGTGTATCTGTATTTTTGCGTTTTTACGTTGCTTGGTCAGTTGAGTAGCTGCGTTGTCCAGTTCTGGTATATCATCCAATCCAACGATCTCATCTAGATACTGGTAATGATGTTTCGCATTATCGGCtataatgttgatgatatcttTTGCGATATTGCGTTCGTGACGATTGAAGTTGTACCAATTAGCGACAAGAACTCCAGTCGTACGGCCAACGAAAGGTCCGACGTCCGAGAACCGCAAAGTGATGATGTAGGTTGACCAAACCTTGAGTGTTTCTTCCCGTAGTTCATTGATACCTAATGTACTTTGCAAACTTGCCATGATCTACAGGTCAGCTCTGTCAAGTTTCATCAGAACTCACCTGAGGGGAGAATCCAGCCATAGAGTCTCCAGCAATTTTAATTAGTGAGCCGAAACTCCTGATGATTTTGCGCTTATATTCCACAGTCTTCTTTCCCTGAACGTCATGCAACATGTCGTTTAACTGCGAGATAACTCCCAGCATTTGCGGTTTGAGAAAGGAGCCaacatcttgatttttgtgCTGATAATTACTGGCTTTCTGTAGTGCGTTCCTGGCGGACTTTCTAATACCTTTGTCTAGATCTCCGAGTTCAACAATTAACATCACGACCAGGTCAACTATACAGGCGGTCATCAAGGATGGAACAGAGATATTAGGTTGAGCACGCGAAGTACCACTTGTCATATCTTGTAAAATGCCAACAAGGAAGTTGAGTGCAGAATCTGTTTGGTCGGGATGCAGGAAGGCTTGAGCCAGCACATGGGCTATGTTGTCCATGAGTAATACACCTAGTCGCTTCTTAACGATACTGGCTGTTTGTTTGAGTGCATCGTTGTTTCGGGACAATACAAGAGCTGGAAGTGTGTGGGTAAGGGTGGTTTCCAGAAAGTTCTGTCTTGTCATACCAATGAATTGCACCGTATCGGCTATCATCTCTAAGCTGCGGTTGATATTCTCGGCTAAAAGGATACTGATAGGTCTGAGATAAGGTGAAATGAGAGTGTATGGTgtcttttgatgatatctGGAAAGACCAAGTAACTGAAGCATGCACATCAGCCTTATGGTTCCTGCTTTATACATTCGTGCTTACCTCGGTGTAAGCCAAACTTCTCAGAGGAGCAGTTTTGGATCCAAGCTGACGaatcaataccttcaatatTGAGCAGAGTTGATCTCCACTCGAGTGTCGACCCAAATCTGCAAGTAGCAAGATACTCGTTTCGTTTACTACCAAAGACGGCTTTGACATATGCGATATTCGCTCGATGTATTGACGGCGATTCCGCATCGCGATTTTCAGGTCTGGATGCTCAGATTGTGCCATATATAAGAGAGTAAGGTTTCGACTGCGTTCATCAGCTCAATATTAAGCTCCGGAAACTCACCCTGCCAGTAACCGTATGGGACGTTCTGGAGCATTGAGCGCTTTGTACAGTCTTTCGAGGATCACTTGACGACTGGATAACTGAACACTCGTGACCAGCGCACGAGGCGGAAGATGTTCCATGATCAAAGCAAGAGACCGAAGAGTTGCTATAGTGATCTTTCCTATTTTTATCCATAAGTCTAGCACATCATCCGACAGCTCTTGAGATACAGGCTGCACGTGTTCAGTACAGCCTGCTAGACTACAGATGACTTGAGGAGCTATTTCTGCCAGACCGCTAATGTCACTGATATGTCAGCTTTGCTCTAAATATTCAAAACTCACTCTTTCGAAAGCAATGATGTCAATACATTGCTCTCAATTTGAATATCTGGGATGGCCGTTTTAACGATTGTAAGAGCCCTATCATTCTCCTCAACTCGTTTGCGTTTCCTTGATATATTAGATTGATCCAGCTGAAGTGATTTGCTCAGTTTCTCAACCTTGTCTTTATTGTCCTTTATCAACTCTAACCAGCGATCTATACATTCAGATCCTAGTAGGTCATGAATGGCGCCGGCTGAAAGTTGCTGGGTAACAGGCGTAGCGAGAAAACAGATCTTGGCAAAATCCACTGTATCCTGGATATCTAAGAGGCTGTGCTGACCATATATAGACCACCACACATCTAAACGCAGCATGTCGTCTAAAGAGCACATGACTCCATAGAAAGCTATTGCTGAAGATTTCCACTGATTGTTGGAGGAGTTTGGGAGAGTTGAAATGTACAGGCAAGCTCGTCTGAGGCCAATAGAGCGGGAAACACTACATGCTGAAGTGACAGTATTGATATATCTGCTTTGCAAGGTTGGTGATGAGATGAGACGATATGATTGAGACAAAAGGGATGAGGCAGTAGAAATAAGAGCGTCGGAAAATGGAGTCTGAATGTTCAGAATGGATGACAGAAGGAAGACGATGGTGGTACCTGTCTGAGGTAGATCTGCGTTGCCGAATAAAACTGCTTTTCTTCCGGCAAGGATATCTGATTATTAGCCAGCGCTTTATTGATaaatactcaccttcacAGAATACGTTGAAATGGCCCAGTACCATATTTAATCTTCTAGATCCCTTAGCCCAACTGACATCCTCATCGGAAGTGTTTCTACCTATACCTTTGAGTGAGCTGATCATTGAAATCAGAAAATCATCGTATAGGGCATCTTCACTAAGTTGAACAGCAGCTTGAGCTAATCTAGGGAGTAGCCAATAATAGAAAGGAGTTGAATTCTGATCATCCGACATGTAAAGTAACGAAGGGTGTTCTTTGGTTTGACGCTGCAGGATTGTGAGTGTATATCCGACCTGTTGTATATTTGGGGGTACATTGCGAGCAAGGGGTTTTAGGACGCAATTTTGCATCAACACCTGAACCAGCTTGCGATACTTTGATGGGTCTGCGTCTTGACCTGAAGGAGTTAGGCCCTCTTTGATGAGGTTCTCCAGAAGTTCTTGACCAGTGGCAGTACCGAGATCTCCAATGTCGTCGGAAGTCATAATCAGCGGTCGGACGCCGCTGAACGCCCAAGGTAAAGAGAGTGTTGGTTAATGCTGGAAGTTGAGTGTTTGTCGAGAGAGATGAATCATTTAAATTGTGCCTAACGTTGATCTGAGTATATTATGTACCACCTAGTCTTGCTGTATTGGTGTGATAGATGAGATAGATGAGGGAATGATGTTTGTTGAGTATGATTGTATAGTTAAAAGAtgaggaaagaaaaggttgaCTGTATTTCTAGTATCTGATCTCGTCAAGTGGAGGTTAAGAATAATAATCGCGTCAAGTAAACAGGGTACACCTGGGACTAAcatatttgattccgcttGGATGAGCTTTAACGCTGGTTCTAAGGTTACTTCTATCTTATACTTGAATTGTCTACATCTTAAAAGAAATCTTCGATAGTTCTTGGATAGCAGCAATCTGCTCTTGGATACATACTTGTTACTTAGACACAGAGATCTCCTCAAACATCACAGCAGAGAGAAAATTACACCAATATGTCGAAAAAATCGGACCTTCTCGTTAGGGTCAGATATCTCAATCCTGTGCCCAACCCACCCTTTCCACCTAAACTGCTCAACATATCCACAGATATAAATCGATTAGGAGAGCCAAGTTATTTGAGAAACCTAGCAGCAAGTACTCAGCTACCTATGCTTGTAGATTCAGAAATGGGCATGCCGCTTGATCTAAACGCTTATGATGGGATATGGGATGGTCAAGACCAATGTATGTCCTCAAATAATAATGCCTGCGTTCGGGAATGCTAATGTTTTTACAGCTTTGAATCCTACGCTTGATGCTGGCCGAGTACATCATCCTATCGATGTAGCTTTGCTTGCTCCGTTCAATCCACCACCGGAAGCTAACGGAGAAGTCAAAGCTCCCCCACCTACGGAAGTCTCGTGGATGCGAAATAACAATTACTTGACCAGGAAGAACAACGCTCGACGTAAGGAGGCAGCCGAAGCTAAGTAAGTGAATATCGTGctcaatttgatctttccaCTGATTATTGTCCTAGGGCCGAGGATGTCATTGATGCTTCCGAAGCTGCTCAAATAATGGCCATCGAGAAGACATTCCATGATTTACATGATCAAGATCCAAAGGAGATCAAACATCCAGACAAAAAAAAGAAGGGATTGAGAGTAGTAGAAGTGAGTCGAAAAGAATTAAGCATCAAGCTGATAACGTAGAGTTATGATATTTTACCTGACATAGATAGTTGGGCAAATGCGTACGCACTTGTCAGGTTTCCTGAACGACCCTCGGCTGCTACAGCTATTGTAAGTCAATTTCCGAGTGATTTAACCCAAAGCCAGGATTCAGAAGTGCTGAATGAGATACCACGTAGAACCCTGCCGCTACAGCGTCTTCACCTCGGCTAGCTAAGGCTATCCTTCGACCTATCCGAGAAGATGAGGACCAGCAAATGATAGAATTCTACCTGcccaaagaagaagacttAACACATCTAGAAGAAGCATATGATAAAGCtataccacctgaagaagtagaaaatgTATATGCTGTATCTGGagaagatccaaatgatccAGCTTTAGGAGACATCTTTCCTGTGAGTCGCCATTATAGCTTGGTCAGTCGTATCTGCATGGCTAATAATCCGGCAGCATGCGCAATATGATCGTATTCGAATGTACGAGGTCGTTTCAGCTGCACCGCCGACCAAGGAAATATTGGTATCTTTTACAGAAGGTCAAGACGACGAAGATGAGCAGGACGATGACGACGAACgtccgaagaagaaaaggaagggTGTATACTATCACGAGATCAACTTTAGGACTCTGCTACGAAAGACCAGGGCAAAGGTGAGTAATATATTAATTGATCTGTAGTGCAATATGAGAAGCCCTGGCTGATGACTCCATAGCGACGAGATGAAGTGGCTATATCAGCAGACCTATGGGATAAAGCTGTTGTCGGTTATCGACAACCCGCagagcaagaagagaaaactCAAGAAACAGCTAGCAGCAAGGTCGCTGATCCAAATTGGGCCAACGAGGAGTTGAGGAGGATACGAGGAGGTGGCAACGACGCTGAGTTGCAAGGTGAAGCAATTCAGGAcgaagatgttgaattagaCGAGGAATCTCGAAAACTCGAAGCAGCTGTCCACGcagaagacgaagacgagGATTGATTTATTGGCCAGCTCTGTTTCTAGCATACAGAATGGAAAAGTCAACCCCATTGCAGAAACTCCGGCTGTAATGGATGTGTGGTGCTCATTTAGCGGTCTATTCAGTTTACCCAAGAAAATGCATACAACAATTATATAATCTATGGTTACACCATCTATTCGTCTCCCAGAAGCTCTCTTATTCTTTGTACAATATCTAGATAAGCTGTTGTGGCTGGACTATCGGGATATTCATCTAAGAAACTCATTCCTTGATCGCAGGTCATACCAATTCTAGGATCTAAAGGAACTTTGCCTAAAACCTCGATACCTAATTCTTTACCCATAGCTTCTGCACCACCTGTTGTAGCTTCAAAAATCTGGTTCTCATTTTTACAATTTGGACAAACGAAACCTGACATATTCtcaactaaacctaaaatTGGTATACCAACTTTGCGACAAAAAtcgatttcttttctaaCATCCTGTAGAGCAACTTCTTGTGGGGTCGTGACCAGAACTGCACCGTCGATACCAGTTTCTTTCAAATATTGTACTATCGATAAATGTTCATCTGATGTTCCTGGTGGAGTGTCGACTACCATATAATCTAAATCTCCCCATTCAACGTCCTTTAAGAACTGCTTTATTAATCCATTCTTCTTGGGACCCCTCCATATGACAGCGTCTGAATTTGAGGGCAATAAGAATCCAATTGACATGACTGCTAGATTATCAAGAGCATATGCTGGTGACCAACCGGAAGAAGAGGTATgtattgttgaagatgataaaccCATTAACAGAGGTATAGACGGCCCGCATATATCGATATCCATTATACCAGTCTACAAGCGCAAGCCCTTAGTTCTTTTTCCAATACATGAATTTCACAATTAAGAAGCTTACCTGACACTCTTCATCTGCTGCTAAAGCCCAAGATAATCCAGCTGAAAAAGTACTTTTCCCTactccacctttaccagataGAACTAAAACTTTTCTCTTGACTTGTCTCATCCTCTCTCTGATTAACGGTAAATCAGGATCTGGTCCTTTTGGTCCTTCTGCGCAAACAGCTTGATTCGGACATCCTTCACATGCATCAGCTTTACCAGCTTGCGTCGATTCAACACCCTATTCGTTCATTTATGATTAGCGTGACATTTCCTCATATACAAGCCGAGGGATATAACTTACAGGACAATGTTCGGGAGCATTGTCTGGGACGGAAGACGGGAGGACGGTAGAAGTTGGACCCAGCGGAAGAGGTGATGGAGGAGGTATTGGAGCTTGGACAGCTATCATATTGGACGTTCACTTCTGCGATATTTatggagaagaagacgatgaaagATGGGATTTATAACATTTTATTTCTGCTGACTGATGCATCAACATTTGTATGACGCTTTCGGCCGTTGCCACCCGGGATCAAATTTCTTACGATCAATTCCTATGTGGCCAAGAGATGATATCCGAATTTGCATACACGATTTTAGAATATTTTGATACAGGTGATAATCTATCAAAGATACAAGCTACATATCTATGCTGcattcttttctaattcaggGACTTCTGCGCACCAATCAGGGTCTTCTCCGTGTTCTTTGGCATATCTATCGTGAAGTACAAGTTGATGTTGCCAGAAACTGGATAATTCGTGAGCTTTAATACCGACTGGGTGATTTGGCTTATCTCTGAAGACTCGTTGAACGGCTAAATCGGCAAGGGTGTATCGAGAGGTGTTGTTTAGTCGTAACATGGACCATGGAGTAGTGGTTGTACCTTCTTCGATATAACCAAGAATATCGAACTAATGCAGAAAATATGGTGTaagccaaaaaaaaaaaagaaacaaggGTTAAGTGAAATCGTGTTAGAATGCTTACTCTCGATCTTCCAACATGAGCGTTTCTGCTGAATAATAGACTCGCCAAATCTTTAGGATAGCCGTGGAAGTTGATTATGACAGGCT
This window encodes:
- a CDS encoding cytosolic Fe-S cluster assembly factor NBP35, with translation MIAVQAPIPPPSPLPLGPTSTVLPSSVPDNAPEHCPGVESTQAGKADACEGCPNQAVCAEGPKGPDPDLPLIRERMRQVKRKVLVLSGKGGVGKSTFSAGLSWALAADEECQTGIMDIDICGPSIPLLMGLSSSTIHTSSSGWSPAYALDNLAVMSIGFLLPSNSDAVIWRGPKKNGLIKQFLKDVEWGDLDYMVVDTPPGTSDEHLSIVQYLKETGIDGAVLVTTPQEVALQDVRKEIDFCRKVGIPILGLVENMSGFVCPNCKNENQIFEATTGGAEAMGKELGIEVLGKVPLDPRIGMTCDQGMSFLDEYPDSPATTAYLDIVQRIRELLGDE